In Lachnospiraceae bacterium, one DNA window encodes the following:
- the upp gene encoding uracil phosphoribosyltransferase — translation MENVIVFDHPLIQHKISILRNKNTGTNEFRALIEEIAMLMGYEALRDLPLENVEVETPLETCMTPMIAGRKLAIVPILRAGLGMVNGILALVPSAKVGHIGLYRDEDTHEPHEYYCKLPDPIEERTIVVTDPMLATGGSAIAAVNFIKQHGGKKIKFMAIIAAPEGLKKLQEAHPDIQIYVGHLDRCLNENAYICPGLGDAGDRIFGTK, via the coding sequence ATGGAAAATGTAATTGTTTTTGATCATCCACTTATCCAGCACAAGATTTCTATCCTGAGAAATAAGAACACCGGAACCAATGAATTCCGTGCTCTGATTGAAGAAATCGCTATGCTGATGGGATATGAGGCTTTAAGAGATCTTCCTCTGGAAAATGTAGAAGTTGAAACTCCATTAGAGACTTGTATGACCCCTATGATCGCAGGCCGCAAACTGGCTATCGTACCTATTTTAAGAGCTGGACTTGGCATGGTAAATGGTATCCTGGCACTGGTTCCAAGTGCAAAGGTTGGACATATCGGTCTTTACAGAGATGAAGATACCCATGAGCCGCACGAATATTACTGCAAGCTTCCGGATCCTATTGAAGAACGTACCATCGTAGTCACTGACCCAATGTTAGCAACTGGTGGTTCTGCTATTGCAGCTGTTAATTTCATCAAACAGCACGGTGGGAAGAAAATTAAATTTATGGCCATCATTGCAGCACCGGAAGGTCTTAAAAAGCTTCAGGAAGCACATCCGGATATACAGATCTATGTTGGACATCTTGACAGATGCTTAAATGAAAATGCCTATATCTGTCCAGGTCTTGGAGATGCCGGTGATCGTATTTTCGGAACAAAATAA
- a CDS encoding galactose mutarotase — protein sequence MAILKKEFGVMPSGEKVYEYTLTNKKGISASFIDLGAVWTKMLVPDSDGNMTDVILGYDDLESYQINKPHFGAPVGRNANRIGNAVITIDGKDYKLEANNGPNNLHSGPDLYHSRLWECWAYETEGGSRLDFFLNSSDGDQGYPGNAKIRISYTLTEDNCVKIDYNMVSDADTVANFTNHCYFNLAGHNSGPVLDQQVWLAADSYTPADATSIPTGEILPVAGTPMDFRKMKPLGRDIEADFEALKLGHGYDHNWVLNHEAGVLGIAGKAKDPASGRVMEVYTDLPGMQLYTANFLTDERPGKGGAHYNRRHAFCFETQYYPDACHKANFPSPILKSGDTYKTTTIYKFYAE from the coding sequence ATGGCAATCTTAAAAAAAGAGTTTGGCGTTATGCCTTCAGGGGAAAAGGTATATGAGTACACATTAACCAACAAAAAAGGGATCAGTGCCTCTTTTATTGATCTTGGGGCTGTCTGGACTAAAATGCTGGTACCGGATAGTGATGGAAATATGACAGATGTGATCCTGGGATATGATGATCTGGAGAGCTATCAGATAAACAAACCCCATTTCGGTGCACCAGTTGGCAGAAATGCAAACCGCATTGGAAATGCAGTTATTACTATTGACGGAAAAGACTATAAATTAGAGGCAAACAACGGACCTAATAACCTGCACAGTGGTCCTGATCTGTATCACAGCCGTTTATGGGAGTGCTGGGCATACGAGACGGAAGGAGGAAGCCGTCTGGATTTCTTTTTAAACAGCTCGGATGGGGACCAGGGTTATCCTGGAAATGCAAAAATCCGCATAAGCTATACTTTAACAGAAGACAATTGTGTAAAAATCGATTATAACATGGTCAGCGATGCAGATACAGTGGCAAACTTTACGAATCACTGCTACTTTAATCTGGCTGGACACAACAGCGGTCCTGTATTAGACCAGCAGGTATGGCTGGCAGCTGACAGCTATACCCCAGCAGATGCAACATCTATCCCAACTGGTGAGATTCTTCCTGTAGCAGGGACTCCTATGGATTTTAGAAAAATGAAACCGCTTGGACGGGATATTGAAGCTGATTTTGAAGCTTTAAAATTAGGCCATGGATATGATCACAATTGGGTATTGAACCACGAAGCAGGTGTACTTGGTATCGCAGGAAAAGCAAAAGATCCAGCAAGTGGCCGCGTAATGGAAGTTTATACTGATCTTCCTGGCATGCAGCTTTATACTGCAAACTTTTTAACAGATGAACGTCCTGGAAAAGGCGGAGCTCACTATAACAGACGTCACGCCTTCTGTTTTGAAACACAGTATTACCCGGATGCCTGCCATAAGGCAAATTTCCCGTCACCTATCTTAAAATCGGGAGATACTTATAAAACAACAACTATTTATAAGTTCTATGCAGAGTAA
- a CDS encoding DNA topoisomerase has product MSKSLFIAEKPSVAQQFADALKIRGRRSDGYIESEDTIVTWCVGHLVTMSYPEAYDMKYKRWSLNTLPFLPKEFKYEVIPNVGKQFSIVKGLLTRPDVDTIYVCTDSGREGEYIYRLVAQMAGVKDKQQKRVWIDSQTEEEILRGIHEAKDESEYDNLSASAYLRAKEDYLMGINFSRVLTLRYGPSMSQYLGTKYTVLSVGRVMTCVLGMVVRREREIRNFVKTPFYRVLGSFQAIAKDGTPVLLDAEWKAVEGSKYFKTPYLYKENGFKEREKAEELIAYLKTEPPLEVQVLSKEKKKETKNPPLLYNLAELQNDCSKMFKISPDETLKVVQELYEKKLVTYPRTDARVLSTAVAKEIYKNISGLMHYEPMAGFAKEAIDLGSFKGIGKTRYVNDKQITDHYAIIPTGQGLGNLRGLSPLGEKVYQVVCRRFLSIFYPAAIYQKYSIVLERKNEQFFANFKVLSEPGYLKVADVNLAKKNSIQETFSDEKEGNSIQTDEKNTEIPKVDRTLLLQVLADLKKNDILTIADLKVKEGETSPPKRYTSGSMILAMENAGQLIEDEELRAQIKGSGIGTSATRAEILKKLVSIKYLGLNQKTQVITPSLLGEMVYEVVDHSIRQLLNPELTASWEKGLTYVAEGSITSDEYMEKLERFVAMRTVNVTRLNNQYDMRELFDAAAAFYKTKKEN; this is encoded by the coding sequence ATGTCAAAATCATTATTCATTGCGGAAAAGCCTAGTGTAGCCCAGCAGTTTGCAGATGCGTTAAAGATACGTGGACGAAGGAGCGATGGTTATATTGAGTCAGAAGATACCATTGTTACCTGGTGCGTAGGTCATCTGGTGACAATGAGTTACCCGGAAGCTTACGATATGAAATACAAGCGCTGGAGCCTTAATACACTGCCTTTTCTGCCAAAAGAATTTAAATATGAAGTAATACCCAATGTGGGAAAGCAGTTTTCCATTGTTAAAGGTCTTCTTACAAGACCGGATGTGGATACCATATATGTCTGTACCGACTCTGGACGTGAAGGAGAGTATATTTACCGTCTGGTGGCCCAAATGGCTGGTGTAAAGGACAAACAACAAAAACGTGTATGGATCGACTCCCAGACAGAAGAAGAGATCCTTCGCGGGATCCATGAAGCAAAAGATGAGTCAGAATATGATAATCTGTCTGCTTCTGCCTATTTAAGGGCAAAAGAAGACTACCTTATGGGGATTAATTTTTCCAGAGTCCTGACATTGCGCTATGGACCGTCTATGTCCCAGTATCTGGGAACTAAATATACAGTTCTCTCTGTAGGTCGTGTTATGACCTGTGTTCTTGGAATGGTGGTGCGCAGGGAACGTGAGATACGAAACTTTGTAAAAACTCCTTTCTATCGTGTGTTAGGAAGTTTTCAGGCAATTGCAAAAGACGGTACACCTGTACTACTTGATGCAGAATGGAAGGCAGTAGAAGGCTCAAAATACTTTAAAACACCGTATCTGTATAAAGAAAATGGTTTTAAAGAAAGAGAAAAAGCAGAGGAACTGATCGCTTATTTGAAAACAGAGCCACCATTAGAGGTACAAGTCCTTTCCAAAGAGAAGAAAAAGGAAACAAAAAATCCACCTCTTCTTTATAACCTTGCAGAACTTCAGAATGACTGCTCTAAAATGTTTAAAATAAGCCCTGACGAAACATTAAAAGTAGTGCAGGAGTTATATGAAAAGAAACTGGTAACATATCCAAGAACCGATGCCAGGGTCCTTTCCACAGCGGTTGCCAAAGAAATCTATAAAAATATCAGTGGACTGATGCACTATGAACCTATGGCTGGGTTTGCCAAAGAGGCCATTGATCTTGGAAGTTTCAAGGGGATTGGAAAAACACGATATGTCAATGACAAGCAGATCACGGATCATTATGCCATTATACCTACGGGACAGGGGCTTGGGAATCTGCGTGGGCTGTCTCCTTTGGGAGAAAAGGTTTACCAGGTGGTCTGCCGCCGTTTTTTAAGCATTTTTTATCCCGCTGCCATTTACCAGAAATACAGTATTGTTCTGGAACGGAAAAATGAGCAGTTTTTTGCAAATTTTAAAGTATTGTCAGAACCTGGTTATTTGAAAGTTGCTGATGTGAATCTTGCAAAGAAAAACAGCATTCAGGAAACCTTTTCTGATGAAAAAGAAGGGAATTCCATACAAACAGATGAAAAAAATACGGAAATTCCAAAAGTTGACCGAACTCTGCTGCTACAGGTGCTTGCAGATTTGAAAAAAAATGATATACTTACTATAGCGGATCTGAAGGTGAAGGAAGGAGAGACTTCTCCACCAAAAAGATATACCTCCGGTTCCATGATCCTGGCTATGGAAAATGCAGGCCAGTTGATCGAAGATGAGGAGCTGCGGGCCCAGATCAAGGGCAGCGGCATCGGCACCAGTGCCACCAGAGCAGAGATACTGAAAAAACTGGTCAGTATCAAATACCTGGGGTTAAATCAGAAAACTCAGGTGATCACGCCATCTCTGTTGGGAGAAATGGTGTATGAGGTGGTGGACCACTCCATCAGACAATTATTAAATCCAGAGCTTACCGCCAGCTGGGAAAAAGGTCTGACTTATGTGGCGGAAGGTTCCATTACATCAGATGAATATATGGAAAAGCTGGAGCGTTTTGTTGCTATGCGTACAGTAAACGTAACAAGACTGAACAACCAGTATGATATGCGGGAACTTTTTGACGCGGCTGCCGCCTTTTACAAAACAAAAAAGGAGAACTGA
- a CDS encoding UDP-N-acetylglucosamine pyrophosphorylase, translated as MKLKEMKIKELFDTSHTIAERIFDNHTYPWEVLPEIGDFIRSLGPLLPENEYRKIGNDIWVHKSAKVAPTIMMAGPMIICEGANVRHSAFLRGNVIIGAGAVVGNSCELKNALIFDEVQIPHFNYVGDSVLGYKAHMGAGAVTSNVKSDKSLVVVHAEDKEVATGFKKFGAILGDGVEVGCNSVLNPGTVVGKESNIYPLSSVRGCIAAHSIYKNQDNVVAKESREEAPAPKKRATRKPKVVKE; from the coding sequence ATGAAACTGAAGGAAATGAAAATTAAAGAGCTGTTTGATACAAGCCATACAATTGCAGAAAGAATTTTTGATAACCATACTTATCCTTGGGAAGTGCTTCCTGAGATTGGTGATTTTATCCGTTCTTTAGGACCTCTTCTTCCGGAAAATGAATACCGTAAGATTGGTAATGATATCTGGGTACACAAGAGTGCAAAGGTTGCTCCTACTATTATGATGGCTGGTCCAATGATCATTTGTGAAGGTGCAAATGTGCGTCACAGTGCATTCTTAAGGGGAAATGTTATCATCGGCGCAGGTGCTGTTGTTGGTAATTCCTGTGAATTAAAGAATGCCCTGATTTTTGACGAAGTGCAGATCCCGCATTTTAACTATGTAGGTGATTCTGTACTTGGCTACAAGGCCCATATGGGCGCAGGTGCTGTTACCTCTAATGTGAAGTCCGACAAATCCTTAGTTGTAGTACACGCAGAAGATAAGGAAGTTGCTACCGGATTCAAGAAATTCGGTGCGATCCTTGGTGATGGTGTAGAAGTCGGCTGTAACAGTGTTCTTAATCCAGGAACTGTTGTAGGAAAAGAAAGCAATATCTATCCATTATCCAGTGTCAGAGGCTGTATTGCCGCTCATTCTATTTATAAGAACCAGGATAATGTTGTAGCAAAAGAAAGCCGTGAAGAAGCTCCTGCACCAAAGAAAAGAGCAACCAGAAAACCAAAGGTTGTTAAGGAATAA